In a single window of the Nicotiana tomentosiformis chromosome 10, ASM39032v3, whole genome shotgun sequence genome:
- the LOC138900032 gene encoding uncharacterized protein produces the protein MVGKLREEVDVIRMESLRWKEGMDRFAAEKETAQAQLSSSKAQLQKMKEKGLVQARRIEELEARLSSVFAKAESDAKKAKADADALVAVYRADAEAAQVQARETAESVDGRAHWVIELAKY, from the coding sequence ATGGtagggaagcttcgtgaggaggtcgacgtgataaggatggaatccttgcggtggaaagaaggtatggaccgctttgctgcagaaaaagagactgctcaaGCCCAGTTATCGTCATCTAAagcccaacttcagaaaatgaaggaaaaaggcctggttcaagcaagaagaattgaggagcttgaggctcggttgtcCTCTGTatttgccaaggccgaatccgatgctAAAAAGGCAAaagccgatgcggatgcactagtggccgtctatcgggccgatgctgaagctgcccaagtccaggcaagagagACAGCCGAATCCGTCGATGGCCGAGCGCATTGGGTCATCGAACTTGCTAAGTACTGA